The Tamandua tetradactyla isolate mTamTet1 chromosome 8, mTamTet1.pri, whole genome shotgun sequence genome includes a window with the following:
- the LOC143643235 gene encoding olfactory receptor 8C8-like encodes MPPKSMAVGNHSSVTEFILMGFTDQPELQLPLFFLFLVNYIVTVVGNLSLINLICLNSHLHTPMYFFLFNLSFIDLCYSFVFTPKMLMSFNSERNIISFAGCMAQLFFFCFFVSSECYVLTAMACDRYMAICKPLLYTVTMSPQVCSLLMSASYVMGFAGAMAHTGCMIRLKFCDSNIISHYMCDIFPLLQLSCSSTYANELVASIIVDMVVVVSSLIICMSYALILFNVLYMSSAKGWSKAFSTCGSHLFTVGLFYGSGLLTYVKPSSAGSLGQEKFFSVLYTNVVPMLNPLIYSLRNKDVKLALKKTLKRITSRGKPVVPP; translated from the coding sequence ATGCCCCCCAAGTCAATGGCTGTGGGAAATCACTCTTCAGTGACTGAGTTTATCCTTATGGGATTCACAGACCAACCTGAACTCCAGCTGCCCCTGTTTTTCCTGTTCTTGGTGAACTACATAGTCACAGTGGTGGGAAATTTGAGCTTAATTAACCTTATTTGTCTGAATTCCcaccttcacacccccatgtactttttcctcttcaATCTGTCCTTCATTGATCTCTGTTATTCTTTTGTCTTTACCCCAAAAATGCTCATGAGCTTTAATTCAGAGAGGAACATCATCTCCTTTGCAGGATGCATGGCTCAgctatttttcttctgcttctttgtcagctctgagtgCTATGTGCTGACAGCCATGGCTTGTGATCGCTACATGGCCATCTGTAAGCCCCTGCTGTACACTGTCACCATGTCCCCTCAGGTGTGTTCTCTGCTGATGTCTGCTTCATATGTGATGGGGTTTGCTGGTGCGATGGCTCACACTGGGTGCATGATCAGGCTGAAGTTTTGTGATTCCAACATCATCAGTCACTACATGTGTGACATCTTCCCCCTGCTCCAGCTCTCCTGCAGCAGCACCTATGCTAATGAGCTTGTGGCTTCCATTATTGTGGATATGGTTGTCGTAGTATCCAGTCTCATTATCTGTATGTCTTATGCTCTAATTCTTTTCAATGTGCTTTACATGTCATCAGCGAAGGGCTGGTCTAAAGCCTTCAGCACCTGTGGCTCCCACTTATTTACTGTTGGCCTTTTCTATGGATCTGGGCTGCTCACTTATGTCAAGCCATCATCTGCTGGGTCCTTGGGTCAAGAGAAATTTTTCTCAGTGCTTTATACCAATGTGGTGCCCATGCTGAACCCCCTTATCTATAGCCTGAGGAACAAGGATGTCAAACTTGCTCTGAAGAAGACCCTGAAGAGAATAACAAGCCGAGGAAAACCAGTGGTTCCACCTTAG